A single region of the Bacillus cereus genome encodes:
- the rnhC gene encoding ribonuclease HIII — protein MSNSIVIQTNSTVIENMKQQYKQALSPKIPQGGIFMAKVPSCTITAYKSGKVMFQGGRAEAEASRWQTVSQTPKTAVKKSVDSHRYAPPTSISTMSIVGSDEVGTGDFFGPMTVVAVYVDAKQIPLLKELGVKDSKNLNDDQITAIAKQLLHVVPYSSLVLHNEKYNELFDKGNNQGKLKALLHNKAITNLLAKIAPTKPEGVLIDQFTQPDTYYKYLAKQKQVQRENVYFATKGESVHLAVAAASILARYSFVKQFDELSKKAGMPLPKGAGKQVDIAAAKLIQKLGKERLPEFVKMHFANKEKAFRLLK, from the coding sequence ATGTCAAATTCTATCGTAATTCAAACAAATTCTACAGTAATTGAAAACATGAAACAACAATATAAACAAGCGCTTAGCCCGAAAATTCCACAAGGCGGGATCTTCATGGCAAAGGTGCCATCTTGCACAATTACAGCGTATAAATCTGGAAAAGTAATGTTCCAAGGAGGCCGCGCTGAAGCAGAAGCTTCTCGTTGGCAAACTGTCTCTCAAACACCGAAAACAGCTGTAAAAAAATCTGTCGATTCACACCGTTATGCACCGCCTACTTCCATCAGTACAATGTCTATCGTAGGGTCAGATGAAGTTGGTACTGGTGATTTCTTCGGACCGATGACAGTAGTTGCTGTATATGTGGATGCAAAGCAAATTCCACTACTAAAAGAACTTGGTGTAAAAGACTCTAAAAACTTAAATGACGATCAAATTACTGCCATTGCAAAACAACTTCTACACGTTGTTCCTTACAGCTCTCTTGTCCTTCACAATGAAAAATATAACGAGCTATTTGATAAAGGAAACAACCAAGGTAAGTTAAAAGCCTTACTACATAATAAAGCTATTACAAACTTATTAGCTAAAATTGCACCTACAAAGCCTGAAGGCGTCTTAATCGATCAATTCACACAACCTGATACATACTACAAATATTTAGCAAAACAAAAACAGGTACAACGTGAAAATGTTTACTTCGCGACGAAAGGCGAAAGCGTCCATTTAGCAGTAGCCGCTGCTTCTATTTTAGCTCGTTACTCATTCGTAAAACAGTTTGACGAACTAAGCAAAAAAGCTGGTATGCCACTTCCAAAAGGTGCCGGTAAACAAGTTGATATTGCCGCTGCTAAATTAATTCAAAAGCTTGGTAAAGAACGATTACCTGAGTTTGTGAAAATGCATTTCGCTAATAAGGAGAAGGCGTTTCGCTTATTAAAATAG
- a CDS encoding YuzL family protein: MSKKVKKDHSRSGLGSPEVEGQGTTTHETGSHKVSSSNKKQKRS; the protein is encoded by the coding sequence ATGAGTAAAAAAGTGAAAAAAGATCATTCAAGATCGGGCCTAGGTTCTCCAGAAGTAGAAGGACAAGGAACGACAACACATGAAACAGGCTCTCATAAAGTATCTTCATCTAATAAGAAGCAGAAACGAAGCTAA
- the asnS gene encoding asparagine--tRNA ligase, with protein sequence MENTLVKSLYRDTEKYADQTVQVSGWIRNLRDSKAFGFIELNDGSFFKGVQIVFDTELENFKEIAKLPLSSSVKVEGKVIATPGAKQPFEIKAEKIDIEGLSDSDYPLQKKRHTFEYLRTIAHLRPRTNAFSATFRVRSIAAFAIHQFFQERGFVHVHTPIITGSDTEGAGEMFRVTTQDLNNVPKGEDGQVDESKDFFGKETNLTVSGQLNAEAYALAFRDVYTFGPTFRAENSNTTRHAAEFWMVEPEIAFAELGDVMNLTEDMLKYAMKYVLEHAPEEMEFFNSFVDKTVLERMNNVINSDFGRITYTEAIKVLQESGADFKYPVEWGIDLQTEHERYLSEEIFKRPVFVTDYPKDIKAFYMRLNEDGKTVAATDLLVPGIGELIGGSQREERMDVLVDRIKELGMNEEDYWWYLELRKYGGTKHAGFGLGFERFLMYITGMANIRDVIPFPRTPGSSEF encoded by the coding sequence ATGGAAAACACATTAGTAAAAAGTCTGTATAGAGATACAGAAAAGTATGCAGATCAAACAGTACAAGTATCAGGGTGGATTCGTAACTTACGTGATTCAAAAGCATTTGGTTTCATCGAATTAAACGACGGTAGCTTCTTCAAAGGCGTTCAAATCGTTTTCGATACAGAATTAGAGAACTTCAAAGAAATTGCAAAACTTCCACTTAGCTCTTCAGTTAAAGTAGAAGGTAAAGTAATTGCAACGCCTGGAGCGAAGCAACCATTTGAAATTAAAGCAGAAAAAATTGATATCGAAGGCTTATCAGACTCTGATTACCCACTTCAAAAGAAGCGTCATACGTTTGAATACTTACGTACAATCGCTCATTTACGTCCAAGAACAAATGCATTCTCTGCAACGTTCCGTGTACGTTCTATCGCAGCATTTGCGATTCACCAATTCTTCCAAGAGCGTGGATTCGTACATGTTCACACACCAATCATCACTGGTAGTGATACAGAAGGTGCTGGCGAAATGTTCCGCGTAACAACGCAAGATTTAAACAACGTACCAAAAGGTGAAGACGGACAAGTTGATGAATCAAAAGACTTCTTCGGTAAAGAAACAAACTTAACAGTAAGTGGACAGCTGAACGCTGAAGCTTATGCGTTAGCATTCCGTGATGTTTACACATTCGGACCTACATTCCGTGCAGAAAACTCAAACACAACTCGCCACGCAGCTGAGTTCTGGATGGTTGAGCCTGAGATTGCATTCGCTGAATTAGGTGACGTAATGAACCTTACAGAAGATATGCTAAAATATGCAATGAAATACGTACTAGAGCATGCACCAGAAGAAATGGAATTCTTCAACAGTTTCGTTGACAAAACAGTTCTAGAGCGCATGAACAACGTAATTAACTCTGACTTCGGTCGCATCACATATACAGAAGCAATTAAAGTGCTTCAAGAGTCAGGTGCTGACTTCAAATACCCAGTAGAATGGGGTATTGACTTACAAACAGAGCACGAAAGATACTTATCAGAAGAAATCTTCAAACGCCCTGTATTTGTAACTGACTATCCGAAAGACATTAAAGCATTCTACATGCGTCTTAATGAAGATGGTAAAACAGTAGCTGCTACTGACCTTCTAGTTCCTGGCATCGGCGAATTAATCGGTGGCAGTCAACGTGAAGAAAGAATGGACGTTTTAGTAGACAGAATTAAAGAACTAGGTATGAACGAAGAGGATTACTGGTGGTACTTAGAACTTAGAAAATACGGCGGTACAAAACATGCTGGATTCGGTCTAGGTTTCGAGCGCTTCCTAATGTACATCACTGGCATGGCTAACATCCGTGACGTAATTCCATTCCCAAGAACTCCAGGTTCTTCTGAATTCTAA
- a CDS encoding helix-turn-helix transcriptional regulator, which yields MLSDADRRKELADFLKSRRARLTPEQFNLPIGQRRRIKGLRREEVAQLAGIGLTWYTWLEQGRDIQVSQEVIESISRVFQLEGEEKKHLLLLANHSLPSQIRKPIAGHINGILEGLLDQLQFCPTYVIDEKLNIVHWNKAASVVFGDFGEMDERNRNAVWRCFTSKEYRELFENWENHAQRLIAQFRSTYTQFIGDEWFKNIIEELTERSSEFRMWWSNHEVQGTPIGRKILLHPVAGTLIMDHVTLQVYDAPELKLTIYQPRTEEDTEMKMKALLEAN from the coding sequence ATGTTAAGCGATGCAGATAGAAGGAAGGAACTAGCTGATTTTTTAAAAAGCCGCCGCGCTAGGTTGACTCCTGAGCAATTTAATTTACCAATTGGTCAACGAAGAAGAATAAAAGGATTAAGACGAGAAGAAGTTGCGCAATTAGCTGGAATTGGATTGACATGGTATACATGGTTAGAACAAGGGCGTGATATCCAAGTTTCTCAAGAAGTTATAGAGTCAATTTCTCGTGTATTTCAGTTGGAGGGGGAAGAGAAAAAACATTTGCTTTTATTAGCAAATCATTCACTACCTTCTCAAATAAGGAAACCGATTGCTGGACACATAAATGGGATTTTAGAGGGGCTATTAGATCAATTACAATTTTGTCCTACTTATGTAATTGATGAGAAACTAAACATTGTTCATTGGAATAAAGCAGCAAGCGTTGTATTTGGTGATTTTGGCGAAATGGATGAGAGAAATCGAAATGCAGTTTGGCGTTGTTTTACATCAAAAGAATACCGTGAACTATTTGAAAACTGGGAAAACCATGCGCAACGTTTAATTGCACAGTTCCGTTCTACATATACACAGTTTATTGGGGATGAGTGGTTTAAAAATATAATTGAAGAACTTACGGAAAGAAGTAGCGAATTTCGTATGTGGTGGTCAAATCATGAAGTACAAGGAACACCTATTGGTCGGAAAATACTTTTACATCCTGTCGCTGGAACGTTGATTATGGATCATGTCACACTCCAGGTTTATGACGCACCTGAATTAAAGCTTACAATTTACCAGCCTCGTACAGAGGAAGATACAGAAATGAAGATGAAAGCATTATTAGAAGCAAATTAG
- a CDS encoding MFS transporter has protein sequence MIIKNTETHSFELTQRFVLFMAIICGFTVANVYINQTLLVSMAHTFHVSETRIGIAATVTQVGYALGNLFLVPLGDMLERKKLILSLLSLVCINLALSALSTSANWLIASNFILGFVTIIPQIVIPFVSQYATDQNRGRILGNVSIGLVCGILGARLISGFIDIHFGWRAVYGSFFISTSILILLVKIYFPKGDTIHHMQYKKLFHSFLPLLLQEKILRKACLSQGMIFGAFSVFWTTLIFLLTTPPYHYGSSTVGLIGLVGIVGAFATPIIGRIIDKKGAVFASTLCTSISFFSFLLFLFLGYWLPGLIIGALLLTASTQANQVACQAHIFQLHPEKRSSLNGIYMVATFLGGSIGSYLGLLAWSKWQWTGVCILGISMISIAIISFIKIPNYTRKGDICNEKS, from the coding sequence ATGATAATAAAAAATACAGAAACGCATTCTTTCGAACTGACACAGCGATTTGTTTTATTCATGGCGATAATATGTGGTTTTACAGTAGCAAACGTGTATATAAATCAAACCCTTTTAGTAAGTATGGCTCATACTTTTCATGTTTCAGAAACTAGAATCGGTATTGCTGCTACTGTAACCCAAGTCGGGTATGCATTAGGAAACCTCTTCCTAGTTCCTTTAGGAGATATGCTTGAGAGAAAAAAATTAATTTTAAGTTTATTGTCCCTCGTTTGTATCAATTTAGCTTTATCCGCTTTATCGACAAGTGCGAATTGGCTAATTGCATCCAATTTTATTCTTGGATTTGTTACAATCATCCCCCAGATTGTAATCCCTTTTGTCTCTCAATACGCCACTGATCAAAATAGGGGGCGAATTTTAGGCAATGTGTCTATCGGTCTAGTTTGCGGCATTTTAGGTGCTCGATTAATTAGTGGATTTATTGATATTCACTTCGGATGGCGAGCTGTTTACGGAAGTTTTTTCATAAGTACATCCATTCTTATTTTATTGGTGAAAATATATTTCCCTAAGGGAGATACGATTCACCACATGCAGTATAAAAAGCTGTTTCATTCTTTCCTTCCACTTTTGTTGCAAGAAAAAATATTGCGAAAGGCTTGTTTAAGTCAAGGAATGATATTTGGAGCTTTTAGTGTCTTTTGGACTACACTTATTTTCTTATTAACCACACCTCCTTATCATTACGGAAGTTCTACTGTTGGATTAATCGGTTTAGTAGGAATAGTAGGGGCATTTGCAACACCTATAATTGGGCGCATTATAGATAAAAAAGGAGCCGTATTTGCTAGTACTTTATGTACATCTATTTCATTTTTTTCTTTTTTACTATTTTTATTTTTAGGGTACTGGTTACCAGGACTAATTATAGGAGCCCTTCTACTTACAGCCAGTACTCAAGCAAATCAAGTCGCTTGTCAAGCACACATTTTCCAATTACACCCTGAGAAACGAAGTAGTTTGAACGGCATATACATGGTAGCTACATTCCTTGGTGGATCTATTGGTTCTTACTTGGGACTACTCGCCTGGAGCAAATGGCAGTGGACCGGAGTATGCATTCTTGGAATTTCCATGATAAGTATTGCAATAATCTCGTTTATAAAAATACCTAACTATACTAGAAAGGGAGATATATGTAATGAAAAATCCTAG
- a CDS encoding carboxymuconolactone decarboxylase family protein codes for MKNPSVNYEKGMKVLAKIAPEHYQNIVNNFADSIAPDLGTLAVEFNYGQIFARPGLDLKSRLLATVAGLTALGNTEQLKFYIIGALNVGWTEEEIIEVMMQMIIYAGFPVALNTILTVATEVFTERKTAEI; via the coding sequence ATGAAAAATCCTAGTGTAAATTATGAAAAAGGAATGAAAGTTTTAGCAAAAATCGCTCCAGAACATTATCAAAATATTGTAAATAACTTTGCAGATTCTATTGCGCCTGATTTAGGAACATTAGCTGTAGAATTTAACTACGGTCAAATTTTCGCCAGACCAGGTCTTGACTTAAAATCTCGATTACTTGCGACCGTTGCTGGATTAACAGCTTTAGGCAATACTGAGCAGCTAAAATTTTATATAATCGGAGCATTAAACGTCGGATGGACAGAAGAAGAAATCATTGAAGTAATGATGCAAATGATTATTTATGCCGGATTTCCTGTAGCATTAAACACCATTTTAACGGTTGCTACCGAGGTATTTACAGAACGAAAAACAGCTGAAATTTAA
- the pheT gene encoding phenylalanine--tRNA ligase subunit beta translates to MFVSYRWLQEYVDIKDVTAQELADKITKSGIEVEGVEVLNKGVKGVVVGHVLECEKHPEADKLSKCLIDIGEEEPVQIICGAANIAKGLKVPVAKVGAVLPGNFKIKKAKLRGEASHGMVCALQELGIDGKLVSKEYADGIFIFPSDAEVGADALEILNLHDEVLELGLTPNRADCLNMLGVAYEVAAIYGREVKLPAIDLQETAEKTSDYISVSVEAKEENPLYITKMVKNVKIGPSPMWMQTRLMAAGIRPISNVVDITNYILMEYGQPLHAFDYDKLGSKEIVVRLAKEGEKIETLDDQERTLQSHHLVITNGTKALAVAGVMGGADSEVTNDTVNVLIESAYFAGQTVRRTSKDLGLRSESSARFEKGIDPTRTFEAIQHAAALMAKYAGGEALEGVVEADNLQVEERTVSVTAEKVNRVLGTDISASEMGTMFTNLKFPFTEVEGTFHVNVPARRPDITISEDLVEEVGRLYGYDHIPVTLPSGTMTRGKLTSAQTKRRKVRRFLEGAGLYEAITYSLTSADKAKQYMVEPNEKAPVNLALPMSEERSQLRLSLVPQLLEAVSYNVARKNDSVALYEVGSVFLPTEAGELPKEEQHLAGVMTGLALHHAWQGEKKVVDFFVVKGVLEGLFDVLGVANQITYAPAKREGMHPGRTADIVLDGEVIGFIGQLHPEAQKQLDVKDTFVFELSLVKVFGADAEETYYSAIPRFPSMTRDMAVVVTTETKAGEMKQVIAEAGGELLKDVTLFDLYEGEKMEEGKKSLAFSMNYFDAERTLTDEEVTEAHNRVLTAVEEKFGAELRK, encoded by the coding sequence ATGTTCGTATCATATCGTTGGTTACAAGAGTATGTAGATATTAAAGATGTAACGGCACAAGAACTAGCAGACAAAATCACGAAAAGTGGTATTGAAGTAGAAGGCGTTGAAGTATTAAATAAAGGTGTAAAAGGTGTTGTAGTTGGTCACGTATTAGAATGTGAAAAACACCCAGAAGCTGATAAATTAAGCAAATGCTTAATCGATATCGGTGAAGAAGAACCAGTACAAATTATTTGTGGTGCTGCTAATATTGCAAAAGGTTTAAAAGTACCAGTTGCAAAAGTTGGCGCTGTACTTCCTGGTAACTTCAAGATTAAAAAAGCAAAACTACGCGGTGAAGCTTCTCACGGTATGGTTTGTGCTCTTCAAGAGCTTGGTATTGATGGAAAGTTAGTTTCAAAAGAATATGCAGATGGTATCTTCATCTTCCCAAGTGACGCTGAAGTTGGTGCAGATGCACTTGAAATTTTAAACTTACACGATGAAGTACTTGAGCTTGGTTTAACACCAAACCGTGCAGATTGCTTAAACATGTTAGGTGTTGCATATGAAGTAGCCGCTATTTACGGCCGTGAAGTGAAACTTCCAGCTATCGACTTACAAGAAACAGCAGAAAAAACTTCTGATTACATTTCTGTAAGTGTAGAAGCGAAAGAAGAAAACCCATTATATATTACAAAAATGGTTAAGAACGTAAAGATTGGTCCATCACCAATGTGGATGCAAACGCGCCTTATGGCAGCTGGCATTCGTCCAATTAGCAACGTTGTTGATATTACAAACTACATTTTAATGGAATACGGTCAACCGTTACATGCATTCGATTACGATAAATTAGGTTCAAAAGAAATCGTTGTTCGTCTTGCAAAAGAAGGCGAAAAAATTGAAACATTAGATGATCAAGAACGTACATTACAAAGCCACCACCTTGTAATTACAAACGGCACAAAAGCTTTAGCTGTTGCTGGTGTTATGGGCGGAGCTGATTCTGAAGTTACAAATGACACAGTAAACGTTCTAATCGAGTCTGCATACTTTGCAGGACAAACTGTGCGCCGTACATCAAAAGACTTAGGTCTTCGTAGTGAATCAAGTGCACGTTTCGAAAAAGGGATTGACCCAACACGCACATTTGAAGCGATTCAACATGCAGCTGCTTTAATGGCAAAATACGCTGGCGGTGAAGCACTTGAAGGTGTAGTAGAAGCTGATAACTTACAAGTAGAAGAGCGTACAGTATCTGTTACTGCTGAAAAAGTAAACCGTGTATTAGGTACAGATATTTCTGCAAGTGAAATGGGTACAATGTTCACAAACTTAAAATTCCCATTCACAGAAGTAGAAGGAACATTCCATGTAAATGTGCCAGCACGTCGTCCTGATATTACAATTTCAGAAGACTTAGTAGAAGAAGTGGGTCGTCTATACGGTTATGACCACATTCCAGTTACATTACCTTCTGGAACAATGACACGTGGTAAATTAACATCGGCACAAACGAAACGTCGTAAAGTACGCCGCTTCCTAGAAGGCGCTGGTTTATATGAAGCAATCACGTATTCATTAACAAGCGCTGACAAAGCGAAACAATATATGGTTGAGCCAAACGAAAAAGCTCCTGTAAATCTTGCACTTCCAATGAGCGAAGAGCGTAGCCAACTTCGTTTAAGCTTAGTGCCACAATTGTTAGAAGCAGTTTCATACAATGTTGCACGTAAAAACGATAGCGTTGCTTTATACGAAGTAGGTTCTGTCTTCTTACCAACAGAAGCAGGAGAACTTCCGAAAGAAGAACAACATCTTGCAGGTGTTATGACAGGTCTTGCTCTTCACCATGCATGGCAAGGTGAGAAGAAAGTTGTAGACTTCTTCGTTGTTAAAGGCGTGCTAGAAGGATTATTCGACGTACTAGGCGTTGCTAACCAAATCACATATGCACCAGCAAAACGTGAAGGTATGCACCCGGGACGTACAGCTGACATCGTATTAGATGGCGAAGTAATTGGATTCATCGGTCAATTGCACCCTGAAGCGCAAAAACAATTAGATGTGAAAGATACATTCGTATTCGAACTATCTCTTGTAAAAGTATTCGGTGCAGACGCAGAGGAAACTTACTACTCAGCAATTCCACGTTTCCCATCTATGACACGTGATATGGCTGTTGTCGTAACAACAGAAACAAAAGCTGGTGAAATGAAGCAAGTCATTGCTGAAGCTGGCGGAGAACTTCTGAAAGATGTAACACTATTCGACTTATACGAAGGTGAAAAAATGGAAGAAGGCAAGAAATCACTTGCATTCTCTATGAACTACTTCGATGCAGAACGTACATTAACAGATGAAGAAGTAACAGAAGCACATAACCGTGTATTAACAGCGGTAGAAGAGAAATTTGGTGCGGAGTTACGTAAGTAA
- the pheS gene encoding phenylalanine--tRNA ligase subunit alpha translates to MEARLKELKQKALELIEEAKELKGLNDVRVAYLGKKGPITEVLRGMGKLSAEERPRMGALVNEVREAIQTRLDDKIGNLEKAVIEAKLATETIDVTLPGRPVETGCHHPLTAVVEQIEDVFIGMGYEVAEGTEVEKDYYNFEALNLPKDHPARDMQDTFYITEETLLRTHTSSVQARTMENNKEKGPIKIICPGKVYRRDDDDATHSHQFMQIEGLVIDKNIRMSDLKGTLQVFVKKMFGEDREIRLRPSFFPFTEPSVEMDISCMMCHGKGCGTCKGTGWIEILGAGMVHPNVLEMAGYDSKEYQGFAFGMGAERIAMLKYGVDDIRHFYTNDVRFLQQFKRA, encoded by the coding sequence ATGGAAGCACGTTTAAAAGAGCTAAAGCAAAAAGCGTTAGAGCTTATTGAAGAAGCGAAAGAGCTAAAGGGCTTAAACGACGTACGCGTAGCGTATTTAGGAAAAAAAGGCCCAATTACAGAAGTATTACGCGGCATGGGAAAATTATCAGCAGAAGAGCGTCCACGTATGGGAGCATTAGTAAATGAAGTACGTGAAGCGATTCAAACGCGTCTAGATGACAAAATTGGTAACTTAGAAAAAGCAGTAATTGAAGCGAAATTAGCTACTGAAACAATTGATGTTACACTGCCAGGTCGTCCTGTTGAAACAGGGTGTCACCATCCGTTAACAGCTGTTGTTGAACAAATTGAAGATGTATTCATCGGTATGGGTTATGAAGTAGCTGAAGGAACAGAAGTAGAAAAAGACTACTACAACTTCGAGGCACTAAACTTACCGAAAGATCACCCAGCACGTGATATGCAAGATACATTCTACATTACAGAAGAAACGTTACTACGTACACATACATCTTCTGTGCAAGCACGTACAATGGAAAATAATAAAGAAAAAGGTCCAATCAAAATTATTTGTCCTGGTAAAGTGTATCGCCGCGATGACGATGATGCGACACATTCACACCAGTTCATGCAAATTGAAGGTCTTGTAATTGATAAAAACATTCGTATGAGTGATTTAAAAGGTACACTGCAAGTATTCGTGAAAAAGATGTTCGGTGAAGACCGTGAAATCCGTCTTCGTCCAAGTTTCTTCCCATTCACAGAGCCATCTGTAGAGATGGATATTTCTTGTATGATGTGTCACGGTAAAGGTTGCGGCACTTGTAAAGGGACTGGCTGGATCGAAATTTTAGGCGCAGGTATGGTTCATCCGAACGTACTTGAAATGGCTGGTTATGATTCAAAAGAATATCAAGGTTTCGCATTCGGTATGGGCGCAGAGCGTATCGCAATGTTGAAATACGGCGTAGATGACATTCGTCATTTCTATACAAATGATGTACGTTTCTTACAACAATTCAAACGAGCGTAA
- a CDS encoding TrmH family RNA methyltransferase encodes MIRQEEREIHIMKNIDSVQNPRVKQWKKLQTKKERDKQGLFFVEGFHLVEEALKAGVVTELIVSDQTDLPEDWTVNDVEMYIVPEAIVKVLRETETTQGVFAVCEKHESEVALADGKFLLLDGLQDPGNLGTIIRTADAAGIHAVVLGEGCVDAYNSKVLRSTQGSIFHLPVVKGNLEEWVDKLKENNVPVYGTALENGVPYGEVTPAGIFALIVGNEGSGVRQEILAKTDQNLYIPIYGGAESLNVAVAAGVLTYYLQSPVANK; translated from the coding sequence ATGATAAGACAAGAAGAGAGGGAAATACATATTATGAAAAACATTGATTCAGTACAAAATCCGCGTGTGAAGCAGTGGAAAAAGCTGCAGACGAAAAAAGAGCGCGATAAACAAGGGTTGTTCTTTGTTGAAGGGTTCCACTTAGTGGAAGAAGCTTTAAAGGCAGGCGTCGTAACAGAACTTATCGTTTCAGATCAGACAGATCTTCCGGAAGATTGGACAGTTAATGATGTGGAAATGTATATCGTACCTGAAGCAATCGTAAAAGTACTTCGTGAAACAGAAACGACGCAAGGTGTATTTGCTGTTTGTGAGAAACACGAGAGTGAAGTAGCTCTTGCAGATGGGAAGTTTCTTTTATTAGATGGTCTTCAAGACCCAGGTAACTTAGGGACAATTATTCGTACAGCTGATGCAGCTGGTATTCATGCCGTTGTGCTTGGAGAAGGATGCGTTGATGCATATAATAGTAAAGTACTCCGCTCTACACAAGGCTCTATTTTCCACTTACCGGTTGTAAAAGGGAACTTAGAAGAATGGGTAGACAAGTTAAAGGAAAATAACGTTCCTGTATATGGAACAGCTCTTGAAAATGGAGTTCCTTACGGTGAAGTAACACCAGCCGGAATTTTTGCATTAATTGTAGGAAATGAAGGAAGCGGCGTACGCCAAGAAATTCTTGCGAAAACGGATCAAAACTTGTATATTCCAATTTACGGCGGGGCAGAATCATTAAATGTTGCGGTTGCAGCAGGGGTTTTAACGTATTATTTACAAAGCCCAGTTGCGAACAAATAA
- the sspI gene encoding small acid-soluble spore protein SspI, translating into MSFNLRGAVLANVTGNSQDQLQETIVDAIQSGEEKMLPGLGVLFEVIWKNADENEKHEMLETLEQGLKK; encoded by the coding sequence ATGAGCTTTAATTTACGCGGCGCTGTATTAGCGAATGTAACTGGAAATTCACAAGACCAATTACAAGAAACGATTGTCGATGCAATTCAAAGCGGTGAAGAAAAAATGCTTCCAGGTCTTGGCGTTTTATTCGAAGTCATTTGGAAAAATGCTGATGAAAATGAAAAACACGAAATGTTAGAAACACTGGAGCAAGGATTAAAAAAATAA
- a CDS encoding HD domain-containing protein: protein MHRITLEQVFKHHITQKYVNRSGMVHAIAVAYHAFHLAKKHHASVDAATKAGFLHDIGHHTWYTGGEWDYDLYKKNDIHAIKGAERAHKLLIRLGEHPKLAKEISVAILLHTDSFLLEQTLERTPLQNVIKWADEADEEPGGAHHYRTIPYEKALKAIQQLDRLVERELQIEQSKSNNKAERIYQ, encoded by the coding sequence ATGCACCGTATTACGCTTGAACAAGTTTTTAAACATCACATTACACAAAAATATGTAAACCGTTCTGGAATGGTCCACGCGATTGCTGTCGCTTACCATGCGTTTCACCTAGCTAAAAAGCATCACGCCTCAGTCGATGCTGCGACAAAGGCTGGTTTCCTTCATGATATCGGACACCATACGTGGTACACAGGTGGCGAATGGGACTATGACTTGTATAAAAAGAATGATATACATGCAATTAAAGGAGCAGAAAGAGCTCATAAATTGCTTATTAGATTAGGAGAACATCCGAAACTAGCAAAAGAAATTTCTGTTGCAATTCTTCTGCACACCGATTCTTTCCTACTAGAACAAACGCTTGAAAGAACACCTCTACAAAACGTTATTAAGTGGGCGGATGAAGCCGATGAAGAACCGGGCGGGGCACATCATTATAGAACGATTCCTTATGAAAAAGCATTGAAAGCAATTCAACAATTAGACCGATTGGTAGAGCGTGAATTGCAAATAGAGCAATCGAAATCGAATAACAAGGCAGAACGCATTTACCAATGA